One Loxodonta africana isolate mLoxAfr1 chromosome 8, mLoxAfr1.hap2, whole genome shotgun sequence DNA window includes the following coding sequences:
- the LOC100673610 gene encoding pulmonary surfactant-associated protein A-like, whose translation MGLPWLSDYSRWLYPDRAQPGWGDFGKFFRRANGTSFCRTSCGTGTMWLFSQAFTLVLLVVLDVRCDVKEVCMGSPGIPGIPGLHGQPGRDGKDGIKGDPGPPGPMGPPGGMAGIPGRDGLTGATGVAGECGDKREPREWGPPGLPASLDEELQSTLHDFRHQILQLMGVLSLQRFMLAVGEKVFSTNGQSVNFDAIRESCARAGGRIAVPRSPEENTAIASIVKEHSTYAYLGLAEGSTPGEFYYLDGAPVNYTNWYLGEPRGLGKERCVEMYTDGQWNDKNCLQHRLTICEF comes from the exons ATGGGCCTTCCCTGGCTCTCAGACTACTCCAGGTGGCTGTATCCTGACAGAGCACAGCCGGGGTGGGGGGACTTTGGTAAGTTCTTCAGACGGGCCAACGGCACTTCTTTCTGCAGGACAAGCTGTGGAACAGGAACCATGTGGCTGTTCTCTCAGGCCTTCACCCTTGTCTTGCTGGTGGTGTTGGACGTCAGGTGTGATGTGAAGGAAGTTTGTATGGGGAGCCCTGGCATCCCTGGCATACCTGGATTACATGGCCAGCCAGGCAGAGATGGGAAAGATGGTATCAAAGGAGACCCTGGACCTCCAG GCCCCATGGGACCCCCTGGAGGAATGGCAGGCATCCCTGGGCGTGATGGACTGACTGGAGCCACTGGTGTCGCTGGAGAGTGTGGAGACAAGAGAGAGCCTAGAGAGTGGGGCCCCCCAG GGCTTCCAGCTTCTCTGGATGAGGAGCTCCAAAGCACACTCCATGACTTCAGACATCAAATCCTGCAGTTAATGGGAG TCCTCAGCCTGCAGAGATTCATGCTGGCAGTGGGAGAGAAGGTCTTCTCCACCAATGGGCAGTCAGTCAATTTTGATGCCATTAGAGAGTCATGTGCCAGGGCTGGTGGTCGAATTGCTGTCCCAAGAAGCCCAGAGGAGAACACAGCCATTGCAAGCATTGTGAAGGAGCACAGCACTTATGCCTACCTGGGCCTGGCCGAGGGCTCCACCCCTGGAGAGTTCTACTACCTGGATGGGGCTCCTGTGAACTACACCAACTGGTACCTGGGGGAACCCAGGGGCCTGGGAAAGGAGAGGTGTGTGGAAATGTACACAGATGGACAGTGGAACGACAAGAACTGCCTGCAACACCGACTGACCATCTGTGAGTTTTGA